One window of Ciconia boyciana chromosome 10, ASM3463844v1, whole genome shotgun sequence genomic DNA carries:
- the GMPPA gene encoding mannose-1-phosphate guanylyltransferase regulatory subunit alpha isoform X4, translated as MPLKAVILIGGPQKGARHEGDPADGLLPAPRGPQPLPGVGAAGVQDPHQANRTQALNYGCIVANADTQEVQHYVEKPSTFVSEIINCGVYLFTPDIFQHIGEVFQRNQQELVLEESSNGWQRAEVIRLEQDVFTALAGSGKLYVYKTDGFWSQIKSAGSAIYASRLYLNQYSKSHPERLAQNKPGGPVIRGNVYIHPTASIDSTAVLGPNVSIGEGVTVGAGVRVRESIVLHGASLHDHTCVLNTIVGWDSTIGRWARVEGTPSDPNPNDPYAKIDSETLFRDGRLTPSITILGCSVTIPAEVVILNSIVLPHKELSRSYKNQIILALPALSCHPSPGSPCSAKVAVCNSLEGLGPSQRLGSFDCACSA; from the exons ATGCCGCTGAAGGCGGTGATCCTCATCGGGGGCCCGCAGAAGG GTGCCCGGCATGAAGGAGATCCTGCTGATGGGCTTCTACCAGCCCCACGAGGCCCTCAGCCGCTTCCTGGTGTCGGCGCAGCAGGAGTTCAAGATCCCCATCAG GCCAACAGGACGCAGGCGCTGAATTATGGCTGTATCGTGGCGAACGCGGACACGCAGGAG GTCCAGCACTACGTGGAGAAGCCCAGCACGTTTGTCAGTGAGATAATTAACTGTGGCGTCTACCTGTTCACACCTGACATCTTCCAGCACATTGGTGAGGTCTTCCAGAGGAACCAGCAGGAGCTAGTGCT AGAGGAGAGCTCCAATGGCTGGCAGCGTGCAGAAGTGATCCGGCTAGAGCAAGACGTTTTTACGGCACTGGCTGGGAGTGGCAAGCTCTATGTCTACAAAACGGATGGCTTCTGGAGCCAGATCAAATCAGCAGG ctctgctaTCTATGCCAGCCGCCTTTACCTGAACCAGTACAGCAAAAGCCACCCCGAGAGGCTGGCCCAGAACAAGCCTGGAGGCCCTGTCATCCGAG GGAACGTGTACATCCACCCAACAGCCTCCATCGACAGCACTGCGGTG CTGGGCCCCAACGTCTCCATTGGGGAGGGGGTGACGGTGGGAGCTGGTGTGCGCGTGCGAGAGTCCATTGTCCTGCACGGCGCCTCACTCCAT GACCACACCTGTGTTCTCAATACCATCGTGGGCTGGGACAGCACCATTGGGCGCTGGGCCCGGGTTGAAGGAACGCCTAGTGACCCCAACCCCAACGATCCCTATGCCAAGATTGACAGCGAGACACTCTTCCGGGACGGGCGCCTCACACCATCCATCACAATCCTGG gctgcagtgTCACCATCCCTGCTGAGGTCGTTATTCTCAACTCCATCGTCCTTCCTCACAAGGAGCTGAGCCGCAGCTACAAGAACCAGATTATCCT GGCACTACCAGCACTGTCTTGCCACCCCTCACCaggctctccctgctctgcaaaaGTTGCTGTGTGCAACTCCCTGGAAGGTCTTGGCCCATCTCAGAGGCTGGGGAGCTTTGACTGTGCCTGTTCTGCATAG
- the GMPPA gene encoding mannose-1-phosphate guanylyltransferase regulatory subunit alpha isoform X1, with the protein MPLKAVILIGGPQKGTRFRPLSFEVPKPLFPVAGVPMVQHHIEACAKVPGMKEILLMGFYQPHEALSRFLVSAQQEFKIPIRYLQEYAALGTGGGIYHFRDQILSGGAEAFFVLNADVCSEFPLQEMLEFRQRHGDAHSFVILGTTANRTQALNYGCIVANADTQEVQHYVEKPSTFVSEIINCGVYLFTPDIFQHIGEVFQRNQQELVLEESSNGWQRAEVIRLEQDVFTALAGSGKLYVYKTDGFWSQIKSAGSAIYASRLYLNQYSKSHPERLAQNKPGGPVIRGNVYIHPTASIDSTAVLGPNVSIGEGVTVGAGVRVRESIVLHGASLHDHTCVLNTIVGWDSTIGRWARVEGTPSDPNPNDPYAKIDSETLFRDGRLTPSITILGCSVTIPAEVVILNSIVLPHKELSRSYKNQIILALPALSCHPSPGSPCSAKVAVCNSLEGLGPSQRLGSFDCACSA; encoded by the exons ATGCCGCTGAAGGCGGTGATCCTCATCGGGGGCCCGCAGAAGG GGACCCGGTTCCGGCCGCTGTCCTTCGAGGTGCCCAAGCCGCTCTTCCCCGTGGCCGGGGTGCCCATGGTGCAGCACCACATCGAGGCCTGCGCCAAG GTGCCCGGCATGAAGGAGATCCTGCTGATGGGCTTCTACCAGCCCCACGAGGCCCTCAGCCGCTTCCTGGTGTCGGCGCAGCAGGAGTTCAAGATCCCCATCAG GTATCTCCAGGAGTACGCGGCGCTGGGCACGGGTGGTGGCATCTATCATTTCCGAGACCAGATCCTGTCGGGTGGTGCTGAGGCCTTCTTTGTCCTCAACGCGGACGTGTGCTCAGAGTTCCCCTTGCAGGAGATGCTGGAGTTCCGGCAGCGGCACGGGGACGCGCACAGCTTTGTCATTCTGGGTACCACA GCCAACAGGACGCAGGCGCTGAATTATGGCTGTATCGTGGCGAACGCGGACACGCAGGAG GTCCAGCACTACGTGGAGAAGCCCAGCACGTTTGTCAGTGAGATAATTAACTGTGGCGTCTACCTGTTCACACCTGACATCTTCCAGCACATTGGTGAGGTCTTCCAGAGGAACCAGCAGGAGCTAGTGCT AGAGGAGAGCTCCAATGGCTGGCAGCGTGCAGAAGTGATCCGGCTAGAGCAAGACGTTTTTACGGCACTGGCTGGGAGTGGCAAGCTCTATGTCTACAAAACGGATGGCTTCTGGAGCCAGATCAAATCAGCAGG ctctgctaTCTATGCCAGCCGCCTTTACCTGAACCAGTACAGCAAAAGCCACCCCGAGAGGCTGGCCCAGAACAAGCCTGGAGGCCCTGTCATCCGAG GGAACGTGTACATCCACCCAACAGCCTCCATCGACAGCACTGCGGTG CTGGGCCCCAACGTCTCCATTGGGGAGGGGGTGACGGTGGGAGCTGGTGTGCGCGTGCGAGAGTCCATTGTCCTGCACGGCGCCTCACTCCAT GACCACACCTGTGTTCTCAATACCATCGTGGGCTGGGACAGCACCATTGGGCGCTGGGCCCGGGTTGAAGGAACGCCTAGTGACCCCAACCCCAACGATCCCTATGCCAAGATTGACAGCGAGACACTCTTCCGGGACGGGCGCCTCACACCATCCATCACAATCCTGG gctgcagtgTCACCATCCCTGCTGAGGTCGTTATTCTCAACTCCATCGTCCTTCCTCACAAGGAGCTGAGCCGCAGCTACAAGAACCAGATTATCCT GGCACTACCAGCACTGTCTTGCCACCCCTCACCaggctctccctgctctgcaaaaGTTGCTGTGTGCAACTCCCTGGAAGGTCTTGGCCCATCTCAGAGGCTGGGGAGCTTTGACTGTGCCTGTTCTGCATAG
- the GMPPA gene encoding mannose-1-phosphate guanylyltransferase regulatory subunit alpha isoform X2 — translation MPLKAVILIGGPQKGTRFRPLSFEVPKPLFPVAGVPMVQHHIEACAKVPGMKEILLMGFYQPHEALSRFLVSAQQEFKIPIRYLQEYAALGTGGGIYHFRDQILSGGAEAFFVLNADVCSEFPLQEMLEFRQRHGDAHSFVILGTTANRTQALNYGCIVANADTQEVQHYVEKPSTFVSEIINCGVYLFTPDIFQHIGEVFQRNQQELVLEESSNGWQRAEVIRLEQDVFTALAGSGKLYVYKTDGFWSQIKSAGSAIYASRLYLNQYSKSHPERLAQNKPGGPVIRGNVYIHPTASIDSTAVLGPNVSIGEGVTVGAGVRVRESIVLHGASLHDHTCVLNTIVGWDSTIGRWARVEGTPSDPNPNDPYAKIDSETLFRDGRLTPSITILGCSVTIPAEVVILNSIVLPHKELSRSYKNQIIL, via the exons ATGCCGCTGAAGGCGGTGATCCTCATCGGGGGCCCGCAGAAGG GGACCCGGTTCCGGCCGCTGTCCTTCGAGGTGCCCAAGCCGCTCTTCCCCGTGGCCGGGGTGCCCATGGTGCAGCACCACATCGAGGCCTGCGCCAAG GTGCCCGGCATGAAGGAGATCCTGCTGATGGGCTTCTACCAGCCCCACGAGGCCCTCAGCCGCTTCCTGGTGTCGGCGCAGCAGGAGTTCAAGATCCCCATCAG GTATCTCCAGGAGTACGCGGCGCTGGGCACGGGTGGTGGCATCTATCATTTCCGAGACCAGATCCTGTCGGGTGGTGCTGAGGCCTTCTTTGTCCTCAACGCGGACGTGTGCTCAGAGTTCCCCTTGCAGGAGATGCTGGAGTTCCGGCAGCGGCACGGGGACGCGCACAGCTTTGTCATTCTGGGTACCACA GCCAACAGGACGCAGGCGCTGAATTATGGCTGTATCGTGGCGAACGCGGACACGCAGGAG GTCCAGCACTACGTGGAGAAGCCCAGCACGTTTGTCAGTGAGATAATTAACTGTGGCGTCTACCTGTTCACACCTGACATCTTCCAGCACATTGGTGAGGTCTTCCAGAGGAACCAGCAGGAGCTAGTGCT AGAGGAGAGCTCCAATGGCTGGCAGCGTGCAGAAGTGATCCGGCTAGAGCAAGACGTTTTTACGGCACTGGCTGGGAGTGGCAAGCTCTATGTCTACAAAACGGATGGCTTCTGGAGCCAGATCAAATCAGCAGG ctctgctaTCTATGCCAGCCGCCTTTACCTGAACCAGTACAGCAAAAGCCACCCCGAGAGGCTGGCCCAGAACAAGCCTGGAGGCCCTGTCATCCGAG GGAACGTGTACATCCACCCAACAGCCTCCATCGACAGCACTGCGGTG CTGGGCCCCAACGTCTCCATTGGGGAGGGGGTGACGGTGGGAGCTGGTGTGCGCGTGCGAGAGTCCATTGTCCTGCACGGCGCCTCACTCCAT GACCACACCTGTGTTCTCAATACCATCGTGGGCTGGGACAGCACCATTGGGCGCTGGGCCCGGGTTGAAGGAACGCCTAGTGACCCCAACCCCAACGATCCCTATGCCAAGATTGACAGCGAGACACTCTTCCGGGACGGGCGCCTCACACCATCCATCACAATCCTGG gctgcagtgTCACCATCCCTGCTGAGGTCGTTATTCTCAACTCCATCGTCCTTCCTCACAAGGAGCTGAGCCGCAGCTACAAGAACCAGATTATCCTGTGA
- the GMPPA gene encoding mannose-1-phosphate guanylyltransferase regulatory subunit alpha isoform X3 has translation MKEILLMGFYQPHEALSRFLVSAQQEFKIPIRYLQEYAALGTGGGIYHFRDQILSGGAEAFFVLNADVCSEFPLQEMLEFRQRHGDAHSFVILGTTANRTQALNYGCIVANADTQEVQHYVEKPSTFVSEIINCGVYLFTPDIFQHIGEVFQRNQQELVLEESSNGWQRAEVIRLEQDVFTALAGSGKLYVYKTDGFWSQIKSAGSAIYASRLYLNQYSKSHPERLAQNKPGGPVIRGNVYIHPTASIDSTAVLGPNVSIGEGVTVGAGVRVRESIVLHGASLHDHTCVLNTIVGWDSTIGRWARVEGTPSDPNPNDPYAKIDSETLFRDGRLTPSITILGCSVTIPAEVVILNSIVLPHKELSRSYKNQIILALPALSCHPSPGSPCSAKVAVCNSLEGLGPSQRLGSFDCACSA, from the exons ATGAAGGAGATCCTGCTGATGGGCTTCTACCAGCCCCACGAGGCCCTCAGCCGCTTCCTGGTGTCGGCGCAGCAGGAGTTCAAGATCCCCATCAG GTATCTCCAGGAGTACGCGGCGCTGGGCACGGGTGGTGGCATCTATCATTTCCGAGACCAGATCCTGTCGGGTGGTGCTGAGGCCTTCTTTGTCCTCAACGCGGACGTGTGCTCAGAGTTCCCCTTGCAGGAGATGCTGGAGTTCCGGCAGCGGCACGGGGACGCGCACAGCTTTGTCATTCTGGGTACCACA GCCAACAGGACGCAGGCGCTGAATTATGGCTGTATCGTGGCGAACGCGGACACGCAGGAG GTCCAGCACTACGTGGAGAAGCCCAGCACGTTTGTCAGTGAGATAATTAACTGTGGCGTCTACCTGTTCACACCTGACATCTTCCAGCACATTGGTGAGGTCTTCCAGAGGAACCAGCAGGAGCTAGTGCT AGAGGAGAGCTCCAATGGCTGGCAGCGTGCAGAAGTGATCCGGCTAGAGCAAGACGTTTTTACGGCACTGGCTGGGAGTGGCAAGCTCTATGTCTACAAAACGGATGGCTTCTGGAGCCAGATCAAATCAGCAGG ctctgctaTCTATGCCAGCCGCCTTTACCTGAACCAGTACAGCAAAAGCCACCCCGAGAGGCTGGCCCAGAACAAGCCTGGAGGCCCTGTCATCCGAG GGAACGTGTACATCCACCCAACAGCCTCCATCGACAGCACTGCGGTG CTGGGCCCCAACGTCTCCATTGGGGAGGGGGTGACGGTGGGAGCTGGTGTGCGCGTGCGAGAGTCCATTGTCCTGCACGGCGCCTCACTCCAT GACCACACCTGTGTTCTCAATACCATCGTGGGCTGGGACAGCACCATTGGGCGCTGGGCCCGGGTTGAAGGAACGCCTAGTGACCCCAACCCCAACGATCCCTATGCCAAGATTGACAGCGAGACACTCTTCCGGGACGGGCGCCTCACACCATCCATCACAATCCTGG gctgcagtgTCACCATCCCTGCTGAGGTCGTTATTCTCAACTCCATCGTCCTTCCTCACAAGGAGCTGAGCCGCAGCTACAAGAACCAGATTATCCT GGCACTACCAGCACTGTCTTGCCACCCCTCACCaggctctccctgctctgcaaaaGTTGCTGTGTGCAACTCCCTGGAAGGTCTTGGCCCATCTCAGAGGCTGGGGAGCTTTGACTGTGCCTGTTCTGCATAG